A region of Geobacillus sp. 46C-IIa DNA encodes the following proteins:
- a CDS encoding enoyl-CoA hydratase/isomerase family protein yields the protein MSYETLRIERRAKGVAWIVIDHPPANAISERLMEELEQAADELEADRGVRVVVIASAHPKTFLAGADLKDMIQRGSQFAGNEAGIAEQSARMQRCFDRFATMPKPVVAAINGYALGGGCELALACDFRIMGGGKIGLTEVSLGLIPGAGGTQRLTRLVGRAKAAELIFLAKRLDPQEALSLGLVHRIAPPERLEEEAAAFAEQLSEGAVRAMGLAKRAIYAAEGLPEAGFGIEAASFAATFKTGEPAIGLAAFFQKKQPQFLR from the coding sequence ATGTCCTATGAAACGTTGCGCATCGAGCGGCGGGCGAAAGGAGTCGCATGGATCGTCATCGACCATCCACCGGCCAATGCCATTAGTGAGCGGCTGATGGAAGAATTGGAACAAGCCGCCGACGAATTGGAAGCCGACCGCGGCGTGCGCGTTGTCGTCATCGCGTCGGCCCATCCGAAAACGTTTCTTGCCGGCGCCGATTTAAAGGACATGATTCAGCGCGGAAGCCAGTTTGCCGGCAATGAGGCCGGCATCGCTGAACAAAGCGCCCGCATGCAGCGCTGTTTCGACCGCTTTGCGACGATGCCGAAGCCGGTCGTCGCGGCCATCAACGGCTACGCGCTTGGCGGCGGCTGCGAACTCGCTTTGGCGTGCGATTTCCGTATCATGGGCGGGGGCAAAATCGGCCTTACGGAAGTTTCCCTCGGCCTCATTCCCGGCGCGGGCGGCACGCAGCGATTGACGCGCCTTGTCGGACGGGCGAAAGCGGCGGAACTCATTTTTCTCGCCAAGCGGCTCGACCCGCAAGAAGCGCTTTCCCTCGGCCTCGTTCATCGCATTGCGCCCCCAGAGCGGCTTGAAGAAGAAGCAGCGGCGTTTGCCGAGCAATTGTCAGAAGGCGCGGTGCGGGCGATGGGGCTCGCCAAGCGGGCCATCTATGCGGCCGAAGGGCTTCCAGAAGCCGGATTTGGCATCGAAGCGGCGTCATTTGCGGCCACGTTTAAGACAGGAGAGCCGGCGATCGGGCTGGCCGCGTTTTTCCAAAAGAAACAACCGCAATTTTTGCGATAA
- a CDS encoding acetate kinase, translating into MANVLAINAGSSSLKFQLFEMPAETVLTKGVVERIGFDDAIFTIVVNGEKQQEVTAIPNHAVAVKMLLDKLIRYGIIRSFEEIDGIGHRVVHGGEKFSDSVLITDEVMKQIEEVSELAPLHNPANLVGIRAFQEVLPNVPAVAVFDTAFHQTMPEQSFLYSLPYEYYTKFGIRKYGFHGTSHKYVTQRAAELLGRPIEQLRLISCHLGNGASIAAVEAGKSIDTSMGFTPLAGVAMGTRSGNIDPALIPYIMEKTGMTADEVIEVLNKRSGMLGLSGISSDLRDLEKAAAEGNERAELALEVFASRIHKYIGSYAARMYGVDAIIFTAGIGENSDVVRAKVLRGLEFMGVYWDPVLNKVRGKEAFISYPHSPVKVLVIPTNEEVMIARDVMRLAHLQ; encoded by the coding sequence ATGGCGAACGTGTTAGCCATTAACGCGGGTAGTTCATCATTGAAATTCCAATTGTTTGAGATGCCGGCGGAAACGGTGTTGACGAAAGGGGTCGTCGAGCGGATCGGCTTTGACGACGCGATTTTCACGATCGTTGTGAACGGGGAAAAGCAACAGGAAGTGACCGCCATCCCGAACCACGCCGTGGCGGTGAAAATGCTGTTGGATAAATTGATTCGCTACGGCATTATTCGATCGTTTGAGGAAATCGACGGCATTGGCCATCGTGTCGTCCATGGTGGGGAGAAGTTCAGCGACTCTGTGTTGATTACCGATGAAGTGATGAAACAAATCGAGGAAGTTTCCGAGCTCGCCCCGCTCCACAACCCGGCCAACCTTGTCGGCATCCGGGCGTTCCAAGAAGTGCTGCCGAACGTGCCGGCGGTGGCGGTGTTCGATACAGCGTTCCACCAAACGATGCCGGAACAGTCGTTTTTATACAGCTTGCCGTATGAGTATTACACGAAATTTGGCATTCGCAAATACGGATTCCACGGCACGTCGCATAAATACGTCACCCAGCGCGCGGCCGAATTGCTCGGCCGGCCGATCGAACAGCTGCGCCTCATCTCGTGCCATTTAGGCAACGGCGCGAGCATTGCGGCGGTGGAAGCAGGAAAATCGATTGACACATCGATGGGCTTCACTCCATTAGCGGGCGTAGCGATGGGGACGCGTTCCGGCAACATCGATCCGGCGCTCATCCCGTATATTATGGAGAAGACGGGAATGACGGCCGATGAAGTGATTGAAGTGCTGAACAAACGAAGCGGCATGCTCGGCTTGTCCGGCATTTCAAGCGACTTGCGCGACCTCGAAAAAGCGGCGGCGGAAGGAAATGAACGGGCCGAGCTGGCGCTTGAAGTGTTTGCGAGCCGGATCCATAAATATATCGGTTCATATGCGGCCCGCATGTACGGTGTTGATGCCATCATTTTCACGGCCGGCATCGGCGAAAACAGCGATGTCGTGCGCGCCAAAGTATTGCGCGGCCTCGAATTCATGGGCGTCTACTGGGATCCGGTGTTAAACAAAGTGCGCGGCAAAGAAGCGTTCATCAGCTATCCGCACTCGCCGGTCAAAGTGCTCGTCATTCCGACGAACGAAGAGGTCATGATCGCCCGTGATGTGATGCGGTTGGCGCATTTGCAATGA
- a CDS encoding acyl-CoA dehydrogenase family protein — protein sequence MISFQPTEEEQAFFQVARSLAVEKIRPAARECEKRRTVLADLIDRVNELGLSALELPELWGGLELPLLSQAIIWQGLSYGDLAVIQGLPGAGEASPLFRLSSEHRVWHRYRESAKGGQWPTVAWVDEAEQKEPLKQPIRVRRRGSGYVVDGVSSPVRLASKADWVVIAARDEEETVLLALDERAWEIEEGDIRLGLLASGIARLRFAEVYAGPEQLVARGPEADAWLNRVRARNQVIEAAKEVGLMEAALDYAVEYTAGRKAFGQEIAKFQGVSFTIAEMAFACRGAKWLVWQAASAVDQGDEQAEGFAWRALARAHRSLRYVTDQAVQMLGGHGYVQEYPVEKWMRDAEAQVMLYGRERDWIIRRGEQLLSERKERVAP from the coding sequence GTGATTTCGTTTCAACCGACTGAAGAGGAACAGGCATTTTTTCAAGTCGCCCGCAGTCTTGCCGTCGAGAAAATCCGTCCGGCCGCAAGAGAGTGCGAGAAACGCCGCACCGTTCTGGCCGACTTGATTGACCGAGTGAATGAGCTTGGCCTGTCAGCGCTCGAACTTCCAGAATTGTGGGGAGGTCTGGAACTGCCGCTTCTATCGCAAGCGATCATTTGGCAAGGGCTCAGCTATGGCGATTTAGCTGTCATTCAAGGGCTTCCTGGGGCCGGAGAGGCGTCTCCCCTCTTCCGTCTGTCTTCCGAGCACCGCGTATGGCATCGGTATCGGGAGAGCGCAAAAGGAGGGCAATGGCCGACGGTTGCCTGGGTCGATGAAGCGGAACAAAAGGAACCGTTGAAGCAGCCCATTCGCGTGCGCCGGCGCGGCAGCGGGTACGTGGTGGACGGAGTGTCCTCCCCAGTGCGCCTGGCGTCGAAAGCCGACTGGGTGGTCATCGCCGCGAGGGATGAAGAAGAAACGGTTTTGCTCGCTTTGGATGAGCGAGCATGGGAGATCGAAGAAGGGGATATAAGGCTGGGGCTTCTTGCTTCCGGCATCGCTCGCCTTCGATTTGCGGAAGTGTACGCCGGCCCGGAGCAACTTGTCGCCCGCGGCCCGGAGGCGGACGCATGGCTCAACCGGGTGCGCGCCCGAAATCAAGTCATCGAAGCGGCGAAGGAAGTCGGCTTGATGGAGGCGGCGCTTGATTACGCTGTTGAATACACCGCGGGCAGAAAGGCGTTCGGGCAGGAGATCGCCAAGTTTCAAGGCGTGTCGTTTACGATCGCGGAGATGGCGTTTGCCTGCCGCGGGGCGAAATGGCTTGTATGGCAAGCCGCTTCTGCAGTTGACCAAGGGGATGAACAGGCGGAAGGCTTTGCCTGGCGGGCGCTGGCGCGCGCTCATCGTTCGCTGCGCTATGTCACCGACCAAGCGGTGCAAATGCTCGGCGGACACGGATATGTGCAAGAATATCCGGTCGAAAAATGGATGCGCGACGCCGAGGCGCAAGTGATGCTGTATGGCCGGGAGCGGGACTGGATCATCCGCCGCGGCGAACAGCTGCTCAGCGAACGGAAAGAGAGGGTGGCGCCATGA
- a CDS encoding acyl-CoA dehydrogenase family protein, protein MISFTLSSQQKQMKELVHWFAKHEVRPIALEADRLGRVPDEWLQKVNKMGIQLNASSFGGGRAPSASDKKKERKEREGNRIAVIAAEELAWGCPAVALSLPGPGLGGPPVQSSGTPEQKQRFLSIFTKDEPRWGAYALTEPEAGSDASGIRTTARKVDGGYVLNGQKIFITNGARASWVVVFATIDPSLGRAGHRAFVVEKGTPGFVATRTVHKMGLRANETAELLFEDCFVPDDNLLGGEELYSASANRPSGFQVAMKTFDSTRPIVAAMAVGIARAAYEYTLEVVKREYPKQGRLYYEAAELLAEAEQEIEAARLLTWEAAWKADIGEPNAMEAAICKAVAGKMALHVCAMCLELLGPVGLDGHLVEKLYRDVKVFDIFEGTQQIQRLVTARRLYAPYGVHV, encoded by the coding sequence ATGATTTCGTTTACCTTATCATCGCAACAAAAACAAATGAAAGAGCTCGTCCATTGGTTCGCCAAGCATGAGGTGCGTCCGATTGCGTTGGAGGCGGATCGGCTTGGACGGGTGCCGGATGAATGGCTTCAGAAAGTGAACAAAATGGGCATCCAGCTCAATGCATCCTCGTTTGGCGGGGGACGTGCGCCGTCCGCCTCGGACAAGAAAAAGGAGAGAAAAGAGCGCGAAGGCAACCGCATCGCGGTGATCGCCGCCGAAGAGCTCGCGTGGGGCTGCCCGGCCGTCGCCTTGTCCCTTCCCGGCCCTGGCCTTGGGGGGCCGCCGGTTCAATCGAGCGGCACACCCGAGCAAAAACAGCGGTTTTTGTCAATTTTCACGAAAGATGAGCCGCGCTGGGGAGCCTATGCGTTGACCGAACCGGAAGCCGGGTCGGATGCGTCCGGCATCCGCACGACCGCGAGGAAAGTCGACGGCGGCTATGTATTAAACGGGCAAAAAATTTTCATCACGAACGGCGCCCGCGCTTCGTGGGTCGTCGTGTTCGCCACCATTGACCCATCGCTCGGCCGCGCCGGGCACCGGGCCTTTGTCGTCGAAAAAGGAACGCCGGGATTTGTCGCGACCCGCACGGTCCATAAGATGGGCTTGCGCGCCAATGAAACGGCGGAACTCTTGTTTGAAGACTGTTTCGTCCCTGACGACAATTTGCTTGGCGGCGAAGAGCTGTACAGCGCAAGCGCCAATCGTCCGTCGGGCTTTCAAGTGGCGATGAAGACGTTTGACAGCACGCGGCCGATCGTCGCCGCCATGGCGGTGGGTATCGCTCGCGCGGCGTACGAATATACGCTTGAGGTTGTCAAACGGGAATATCCGAAGCAAGGCCGTTTGTACTATGAAGCGGCTGAGCTGCTCGCCGAGGCGGAGCAAGAGATCGAGGCGGCCCGCCTGCTCACTTGGGAGGCCGCGTGGAAAGCCGACATCGGCGAACCGAACGCCATGGAAGCGGCCATCTGCAAGGCCGTGGCGGGGAAAATGGCGCTTCATGTATGCGCCATGTGCCTTGAGCTGCTCGGCCCCGTCGGCCTTGACGGGCATTTGGTCGAGAAATTGTACCGCGATGTGAAAGTGTTTGACATTTTCGAAGGCACGCAGCAAATCCAGCGCCTCGTCACGGCAAGACGGCTGTATGCGCCATACGGCGTGCATGTATAA
- a CDS encoding SDR family NAD(P)-dependent oxidoreductase, giving the protein MSSWAELLKGKVAVVTGASRGLGRADALALAEAGADVVITDILLESDEESKQTAQKYGPLSQVMQSTKVVYAEKTAEEIRAMGRRAMAVKMDVTDRGQVKEVFARVKEEFGSIDILVNNAGTLDHVSQIEKQNDELWERDLRVNLTGTYNCTKAVWPYMKEQGWGRIINMSSVAGTLGGFGQASYSATKGAVLSFTKSMALEGARYGITVNAIVPGIINTEAFRMGNPKMNERMIRRTAFRRPGEPEDVANAIVFLCSDKAKYITGIGLNVSGGIELFTF; this is encoded by the coding sequence ATGTCGTCATGGGCGGAGCTGCTGAAAGGAAAAGTGGCGGTCGTCACCGGCGCCTCACGCGGCCTCGGGCGGGCGGATGCCTTGGCGCTTGCCGAGGCGGGAGCGGATGTCGTGATTACCGATATTTTGCTTGAATCGGATGAAGAAAGCAAACAAACGGCGCAAAAATATGGGCCGCTCTCCCAAGTGATGCAAAGCACAAAAGTCGTCTATGCCGAAAAAACGGCTGAGGAAATCCGCGCCATGGGCCGGCGGGCGATGGCGGTCAAAATGGATGTCACTGACCGCGGGCAGGTGAAAGAAGTGTTCGCCCGCGTCAAAGAAGAGTTTGGCTCCATTGATATTTTGGTCAACAACGCCGGCACGCTCGATCACGTTTCGCAAATCGAAAAGCAAAACGATGAGTTGTGGGAGCGCGATTTGCGGGTGAACTTGACCGGCACGTACAACTGTACCAAAGCGGTCTGGCCGTACATGAAAGAACAAGGGTGGGGGCGGATCATCAACATGTCGTCCGTCGCCGGCACGCTTGGCGGCTTCGGTCAGGCGAGCTATTCGGCGACGAAAGGAGCGGTGTTGAGCTTTACGAAAAGCATGGCGCTTGAAGGAGCGCGCTACGGCATTACGGTGAACGCCATCGTGCCGGGCATCATCAACACGGAAGCGTTCCGCATGGGCAATCCAAAAATGAACGAGCGGATGATCCGGCGCACCGCGTTCCGCCGCCCGGGTGAACCGGAAGACGTCGCCAACGCCATCGTGTTTCTTTGTTCCGATAAAGCGAAATACATTACGGGGATTGGGTTGAATGTTTCCGGCGGCATCGAATTGTTTACGTTCTGA
- a CDS encoding SCP2 sterol-binding domain-containing protein — MTTVRDIFQLIDSQLREDPSRADGIIAVYQFNLSGSDAGVYQVVLRPDAGFVIEGERETPDCTLSMDSEDFKKMVDGELNGTEAFMSGRLRIDGDMGLALRLQEVLSAYNSANQNQ, encoded by the coding sequence ATGACGACGGTAAGAGACATTTTCCAACTGATTGATTCGCAATTGAGGGAAGACCCATCCCGCGCTGATGGGATCATCGCGGTGTACCAGTTTAACTTAAGCGGGTCTGATGCGGGGGTGTACCAAGTCGTCCTTCGTCCAGATGCGGGATTTGTCATTGAAGGAGAGCGGGAAACGCCGGATTGCACGCTCAGCATGGACAGCGAGGATTTTAAAAAAATGGTGGACGGCGAGCTCAACGGAACGGAAGCGTTTATGAGCGGGCGGCTTCGCATTGACGGGGATATGGGGCTGGCGCTGCGTCTTCAAGAAGTGCTGTCCGCCTATAACAGCGCCAATCAAAACCAATAA
- a CDS encoding class I adenylate-forming enzyme family protein — MDLRTVWTKNIEQFGPYPTLIFEGNEYTNVDCDARSSQLAHALIELGVKPGDRVVVTMPNSPEVVVAFSGVLKAGAVVVPVLPLLQTQELHYIFQDCEPKVVLTAEMLWAKVKEAANGLPAPPMMFTLDDLDSPRSLRTRVEQAPASMPLAAVAENAPAALLYTSGTTGMPKGVVLTHRNLYANAKAAAEMAKRLPTEYDRVGLGVLPISHAFGFTMMNVALLLGDKIILLPHFEPKKVLEAIERYRVTHTAMVPAMFHALCYCPEADHYDTSSLAACVSGSASLPRPLAEQFQRKFGCLILEGYGLSEAAPIVTATDPTKPIKLGSVGLPLPGVQVAVVDEHGNRLPPNEVGELIVSGPNIFQGYYGKDEETRQALRDGWLYTGDMARIDEDGYVFIVDRKKDVIIRGGFNIYPRDLEELLMSHPDVLEAGVVGVPSPKMGEEVAAYVVVRRGAQVTEAELIEFCQKRVAKYKSPRFLKKVGYLPKNMIGKIDKKKLREWASEFIPAVQS, encoded by the coding sequence ATGGATTTACGAACGGTTTGGACAAAAAATATCGAGCAGTTTGGTCCTTATCCGACACTGATTTTTGAGGGAAACGAATATACGAACGTGGACTGCGATGCCCGTTCGTCCCAGCTGGCTCATGCGTTGATTGAACTTGGGGTCAAGCCGGGCGACCGCGTCGTCGTGACGATGCCAAACAGCCCGGAAGTGGTCGTCGCTTTCAGCGGCGTCTTGAAGGCAGGAGCGGTTGTCGTGCCGGTGCTGCCGCTGCTGCAGACGCAGGAGCTCCATTACATTTTTCAAGATTGCGAACCGAAAGTCGTGCTGACAGCGGAAATGCTGTGGGCGAAGGTGAAAGAGGCGGCGAACGGATTGCCGGCGCCTCCAATGATGTTTACGCTGGACGATCTTGATTCTCCGCGCTCTCTACGGACAAGGGTGGAACAAGCTCCTGCCAGCATGCCGCTGGCGGCCGTCGCCGAAAATGCTCCTGCCGCTTTGCTTTACACATCGGGAACGACCGGAATGCCGAAAGGGGTCGTCTTGACGCATCGCAACTTGTATGCCAACGCCAAAGCAGCGGCCGAGATGGCGAAGCGGCTGCCGACCGAATATGACCGCGTCGGTCTTGGCGTGCTGCCGATCTCCCATGCATTCGGCTTCACGATGATGAACGTCGCGTTGCTGTTGGGCGACAAGATTATTCTCCTGCCGCATTTCGAGCCGAAAAAAGTGTTGGAGGCGATCGAACGGTATCGGGTGACGCATACGGCAATGGTGCCGGCGATGTTCCATGCGTTGTGCTATTGTCCTGAGGCGGACCACTATGACACGTCCAGTTTGGCCGCGTGCGTGTCCGGTTCCGCGTCATTGCCGCGCCCATTGGCGGAGCAGTTTCAGCGCAAATTCGGCTGCTTGATTTTGGAAGGATACGGACTGTCCGAGGCGGCGCCGATTGTGACGGCGACCGATCCGACGAAGCCGATCAAGCTGGGGTCGGTCGGGCTTCCCCTGCCTGGCGTGCAAGTGGCAGTCGTCGATGAGCACGGCAACCGCCTGCCGCCAAACGAAGTCGGAGAACTGATTGTTTCCGGCCCGAACATTTTCCAAGGCTACTACGGAAAAGACGAGGAGACGCGCCAAGCGCTGCGCGACGGCTGGCTGTATACCGGCGATATGGCGCGCATCGATGAAGACGGATACGTGTTTATCGTCGACCGGAAAAAAGATGTCATCATCCGCGGCGGATTCAACATTTACCCGCGCGATCTCGAGGAACTTCTCATGTCCCATCCCGATGTGCTTGAAGCCGGCGTTGTCGGCGTCCCTTCGCCGAAAATGGGAGAAGAAGTCGCCGCATATGTCGTCGTCCGGCGCGGGGCCCAAGTGACGGAAGCGGAGCTGATCGAGTTTTGCCAAAAGCGGGTGGCGAAATACAAAAGCCCGCGCTTTTTGAAAAAGGTCGGCTACTTGCCAAAAAACATGATCGGCAAAATCGACAAAAAGAAGCTGCGTGAATGGGCCAGCGAGTTTATTCCTGCTGTTCAATCGTAA